In Cicer arietinum cultivar CDC Frontier isolate Library 1 chromosome 7, Cicar.CDCFrontier_v2.0, whole genome shotgun sequence, a single window of DNA contains:
- the LOC101505937 gene encoding homeobox-leucine zipper protein ANTHOCYANINLESS 2-like isoform X2 → MSFGGFVENNSGGGSVRNIAAEISYNNNQRMSFGSISHPRLVTTPTLAKSMFNSPGLSLALQTNIDGQEDVNRSMHENFEQNGLRRSREEEQSRSGSDNLDGVSGDEQDADDKPPRKKRYHRHTPQQIQELEALFKECPHPDEKQRLELSKRLCLETRQVKFWFQNRRTQMKTQLERHENSLLRQENDKLRAENMSIRDAMRNPICSNCGGPAMIGEISLEEQHLRIENARLKDELDRVCALAGKFLGRPISTLPNSSLELGVGGNNGFNGMNNVSSTLPDFGVGMSNNPLAIVSPSTRQTTPLVTGFDRSVERSMFLELALAAMDELVKMAQTSEPLWIRSIEGGREILNHEEYMRTFTPCIGLRPNGFVSEASRETGMVIINSLALVETLMDSNRWIEMFPCIIARTSTTEVISNGINGTRNGALQLMQAELHVLSPLVPVREVNFLRFCKQHAEGVWAVVDVSIDSIRENSGAPSFVNCRKLPSGCVVQDMPNGYSKVTWVEHAEYEENQVHQLYRPLLSSGMGFGATRWVVTLQRQCECLAILMSSAAPSRDHSAITAGGRRSMLKLAQRMTNNFCAGVCASTVHKWNKLSPGNVDEDVRVMTRKXXXDPGEPPGIVLSAATSVWLPVSPQRLFDFLRDERLRSEWDILSNGGPMQEMAHIAKGQDHGNCVSLLRASAMNSNQSSMLILQETCIDEAGSLVVYAPVDIPAMHVVMNGGDSAYVALLPSGFAVVPDGPGSRGPENETTTNGGETRVSGSLLTVAFQILVNSLPTAKLTVESVETVNNLISCTVQKIKAALQCES, encoded by the exons aTGAGTTTTGGGGGTTTTGTAGAGAACAATTCAGGAGGTGGAAGTGTGAGAAACATAGCAGCAGAAATTTCTTACAACAACAACCAAAGAATGTCCTTTGGTTCTATTTCTCATCCTCGTCTTGTTACAACTCCTACTTTGGCTAAATCGATGTTCAACTCTCCTGGATTATCACTTGCACTT CAAACTAATATTGATGGGCAAGAAGATGTGAATAGATCAATGCATGAGAATTTTGAgcaaaatggtttgagaaggAGTAGAGAAGAGGAACAAAGTAGATCTGGTAGTGATAACTTGGATGGTGTTTCTGGTGATGAACAAGATGCTGATGACAAACCACCTAGAAAAAAGAGATATCACCGACACACTCCTCAACAAATACAAGAGCTTGAAGC GTTGTTTAAGGAGTGTCCTCATCCTGATGAGAAGCAACGATTGGAACTTAGCAAAAGGCTTTGTTTGGAAACAAGACAAGTTAAGTTTTGGTTCCAAAATCGAAGAACGCAAATGAAG ACTCAATTGGAAAGGCACGAGAACTCATTGCTAAGGCAAGAAAATGATAAGCTTAGAGCTGAGAATATGTCTATAAGAGATGCAATGAGGAATCCGATTTGTTCCAATTGTGGTGGACCAGCTATGATTGGTGAGATTTCACTTGAGGAACAACATCTTCGAATCGAGAATGCAAGGTTGAAGGACGAGCTAGATCGAGTTTGTGCACTTGCTGGAAAGTTTTTAGGCCGTCCGATTTCTACGTTACCAAACTCAAGTTTAGAGCTTGGTGTTGGAGGGAACAATGGTTTTAATGGAATGAACAATGTGTCTTCAACATTACCTGATTTTGGTGTTGGAATGTCTAATAACCCTTTAGCCATCGTGTCTCCTTCGACTAGACAAACAACACCTTTGGTGACTGGCTTTGATAGATCGGTTGAAAGGTCTATGTTTCTTGAACTTGCTTTGGCTGCTATGGATGAGTTGGTTAAGATGGCACAAACTAGTGAGCCTCTTTGGATTAGGAGTATTGAAGGTGGAAGGGAAATTTTGAACCATGAGGAATATATGAGGACATTCACACCTTGCATTGGTTTGAGACCTAATGGTTTTGTTTCAGAAGCTTCTAGAGAGACTGGTATGGTTATAATAAATAGCTTGGCCCTTGTTGAGACTCTCATGGACTCG AATCGATGGATAGAGATGTTTCCTTGTATCATTGCAAGAACCTCTACTACCGAAGTAATATCTAATGGAATAAATGGAACTAGAAATGGTGCACTTCAACTA ATGCAAGCTGAACTTCATGTGCTATCACCTTTGGTTCCTGTTCGCGAGGTAAACTTCCTTCGGTTTTGCAAGCAGCATGCAGAAGGGGTTTGGGCTGTGGTTGATGTATCCATAGATAGCATTAGAGAGAATTCTGGAGCTCCAAGTTTTGTGAACTGTAGGAAGCTTCCTTCTGGTTGTGTTGTGCAAGATATGCCTAATGGTTACTCCaag GTGACATGGGTGGAACATGCAGAATATGAGGAAAACCAAGTCCACCAGTTGTACAGACCTTTGTTGAGCTCAGGTATGGGCTTTGGAGCGACACGATGGGTCGTTACCCTACAACGCCAGTGCGAGTGCCTTGCCATATTAATGTCCTCTGCTGCACCCTCTCGAGACCATTCCG CAATAACAGCAGGCGGAAGGCGCAGCATGCTGAAGCTAGCACAGCGAATGACGAACAACTTTTGTGCCGGTGTTTGTGCCTCGACGGTCCACAAATGGAACAAGCTGAGCCCTGGGAACGTCGATGAGGACGTGAGGGTAATGACACGAAAG NNNNNNNNCGATCCAGGGGAACCACCGGGGATCGTGTTGAGCGCAGCCACGTCGGTGTGGCTCCCAGTATCACCTCAAAGACTGTTTGACTTTCTGCGTGATGAGAGGCTCCGTAGTGAATGGGATATATTATCTAACGGTGGTCCCATGCAAGAAATGGCCCATATTGCCAAAGGACAAGATCATGGGAACTGTGTTTCTCTTCTCCGTGCTAGT gcGATGAATTCGAACCAGAGTAGTATGCTGATACTACAGGAAACATGCATAGACGAGGCGGGGTCGCTTGTAGTGTACGCGCCAGTTGATATTCCAGCCATGCACGTTGTAATGAACGGTGGTGATTCAGCTTACGTGGCATTATTACCTTCCGGGTTTGCCGTTGTACCTGATGGGCCTGGATCTCGTGGGCCAGAGAATGAGACCACTACAAATGGAGGTGAAACCCGTGTAAGTGGGTCCCTTCTAACAGTGGCATTTCAAATCCTTGTGAATAGTCTTCCTACGGCAAAACTCACCGTAGAGTCGGTGGAAACTGTGAACAATCTCATTTCTTGCACCGTTCAGAAGATTAAAGCTGCACTTCAATGTGAAAGTTGA
- the LOC101505937 gene encoding homeobox-leucine zipper protein ANTHOCYANINLESS 2-like isoform X1, with amino-acid sequence MSFGGFVENNSGGGSVRNIAAEISYNNNQRMSFGSISHPRLVTTPTLAKSMFNSPGLSLALQQTNIDGQEDVNRSMHENFEQNGLRRSREEEQSRSGSDNLDGVSGDEQDADDKPPRKKRYHRHTPQQIQELEALFKECPHPDEKQRLELSKRLCLETRQVKFWFQNRRTQMKTQLERHENSLLRQENDKLRAENMSIRDAMRNPICSNCGGPAMIGEISLEEQHLRIENARLKDELDRVCALAGKFLGRPISTLPNSSLELGVGGNNGFNGMNNVSSTLPDFGVGMSNNPLAIVSPSTRQTTPLVTGFDRSVERSMFLELALAAMDELVKMAQTSEPLWIRSIEGGREILNHEEYMRTFTPCIGLRPNGFVSEASRETGMVIINSLALVETLMDSNRWIEMFPCIIARTSTTEVISNGINGTRNGALQLMQAELHVLSPLVPVREVNFLRFCKQHAEGVWAVVDVSIDSIRENSGAPSFVNCRKLPSGCVVQDMPNGYSKVTWVEHAEYEENQVHQLYRPLLSSGMGFGATRWVVTLQRQCECLAILMSSAAPSRDHSAITAGGRRSMLKLAQRMTNNFCAGVCASTVHKWNKLSPGNVDEDVRVMTRKXXXDPGEPPGIVLSAATSVWLPVSPQRLFDFLRDERLRSEWDILSNGGPMQEMAHIAKGQDHGNCVSLLRASAMNSNQSSMLILQETCIDEAGSLVVYAPVDIPAMHVVMNGGDSAYVALLPSGFAVVPDGPGSRGPENETTTNGGETRVSGSLLTVAFQILVNSLPTAKLTVESVETVNNLISCTVQKIKAALQCES; translated from the exons aTGAGTTTTGGGGGTTTTGTAGAGAACAATTCAGGAGGTGGAAGTGTGAGAAACATAGCAGCAGAAATTTCTTACAACAACAACCAAAGAATGTCCTTTGGTTCTATTTCTCATCCTCGTCTTGTTACAACTCCTACTTTGGCTAAATCGATGTTCAACTCTCCTGGATTATCACTTGCACTT CAGCAAACTAATATTGATGGGCAAGAAGATGTGAATAGATCAATGCATGAGAATTTTGAgcaaaatggtttgagaaggAGTAGAGAAGAGGAACAAAGTAGATCTGGTAGTGATAACTTGGATGGTGTTTCTGGTGATGAACAAGATGCTGATGACAAACCACCTAGAAAAAAGAGATATCACCGACACACTCCTCAACAAATACAAGAGCTTGAAGC GTTGTTTAAGGAGTGTCCTCATCCTGATGAGAAGCAACGATTGGAACTTAGCAAAAGGCTTTGTTTGGAAACAAGACAAGTTAAGTTTTGGTTCCAAAATCGAAGAACGCAAATGAAG ACTCAATTGGAAAGGCACGAGAACTCATTGCTAAGGCAAGAAAATGATAAGCTTAGAGCTGAGAATATGTCTATAAGAGATGCAATGAGGAATCCGATTTGTTCCAATTGTGGTGGACCAGCTATGATTGGTGAGATTTCACTTGAGGAACAACATCTTCGAATCGAGAATGCAAGGTTGAAGGACGAGCTAGATCGAGTTTGTGCACTTGCTGGAAAGTTTTTAGGCCGTCCGATTTCTACGTTACCAAACTCAAGTTTAGAGCTTGGTGTTGGAGGGAACAATGGTTTTAATGGAATGAACAATGTGTCTTCAACATTACCTGATTTTGGTGTTGGAATGTCTAATAACCCTTTAGCCATCGTGTCTCCTTCGACTAGACAAACAACACCTTTGGTGACTGGCTTTGATAGATCGGTTGAAAGGTCTATGTTTCTTGAACTTGCTTTGGCTGCTATGGATGAGTTGGTTAAGATGGCACAAACTAGTGAGCCTCTTTGGATTAGGAGTATTGAAGGTGGAAGGGAAATTTTGAACCATGAGGAATATATGAGGACATTCACACCTTGCATTGGTTTGAGACCTAATGGTTTTGTTTCAGAAGCTTCTAGAGAGACTGGTATGGTTATAATAAATAGCTTGGCCCTTGTTGAGACTCTCATGGACTCG AATCGATGGATAGAGATGTTTCCTTGTATCATTGCAAGAACCTCTACTACCGAAGTAATATCTAATGGAATAAATGGAACTAGAAATGGTGCACTTCAACTA ATGCAAGCTGAACTTCATGTGCTATCACCTTTGGTTCCTGTTCGCGAGGTAAACTTCCTTCGGTTTTGCAAGCAGCATGCAGAAGGGGTTTGGGCTGTGGTTGATGTATCCATAGATAGCATTAGAGAGAATTCTGGAGCTCCAAGTTTTGTGAACTGTAGGAAGCTTCCTTCTGGTTGTGTTGTGCAAGATATGCCTAATGGTTACTCCaag GTGACATGGGTGGAACATGCAGAATATGAGGAAAACCAAGTCCACCAGTTGTACAGACCTTTGTTGAGCTCAGGTATGGGCTTTGGAGCGACACGATGGGTCGTTACCCTACAACGCCAGTGCGAGTGCCTTGCCATATTAATGTCCTCTGCTGCACCCTCTCGAGACCATTCCG CAATAACAGCAGGCGGAAGGCGCAGCATGCTGAAGCTAGCACAGCGAATGACGAACAACTTTTGTGCCGGTGTTTGTGCCTCGACGGTCCACAAATGGAACAAGCTGAGCCCTGGGAACGTCGATGAGGACGTGAGGGTAATGACACGAAAG NNNNNNNNCGATCCAGGGGAACCACCGGGGATCGTGTTGAGCGCAGCCACGTCGGTGTGGCTCCCAGTATCACCTCAAAGACTGTTTGACTTTCTGCGTGATGAGAGGCTCCGTAGTGAATGGGATATATTATCTAACGGTGGTCCCATGCAAGAAATGGCCCATATTGCCAAAGGACAAGATCATGGGAACTGTGTTTCTCTTCTCCGTGCTAGT gcGATGAATTCGAACCAGAGTAGTATGCTGATACTACAGGAAACATGCATAGACGAGGCGGGGTCGCTTGTAGTGTACGCGCCAGTTGATATTCCAGCCATGCACGTTGTAATGAACGGTGGTGATTCAGCTTACGTGGCATTATTACCTTCCGGGTTTGCCGTTGTACCTGATGGGCCTGGATCTCGTGGGCCAGAGAATGAGACCACTACAAATGGAGGTGAAACCCGTGTAAGTGGGTCCCTTCTAACAGTGGCATTTCAAATCCTTGTGAATAGTCTTCCTACGGCAAAACTCACCGTAGAGTCGGTGGAAACTGTGAACAATCTCATTTCTTGCACCGTTCAGAAGATTAAAGCTGCACTTCAATGTGAAAGTTGA